One Labilithrix sp. genomic window, CGCGAGGACGACGAGGCCGTTGTAGGACCGCCGCACGACCGGCGGGGTCCCTTCCGACGCGAGCGTCTCGGCGAGCTTCTTCGACGAGGACGGCTTCTTCGTCGACGGCGGCTTCGACGACGCGCCGGAGGCGGGGGGCTTCGACGAGGGATCGACGCCGCTCGGGACCTCCTCTTCGCCGAGGACCTCGACCTCGGGTGGGACGAAGGGCGCGTCGTCCTCGCGCGGCGGCTTGCTGGAGTTGCGCGAGCTCGGATCCGTGTCGGCGCTCGAGAGCGCGAGGGCCTGCGCGAGGTCGAACGGCTGGATCTTCGCCGTCGCGGCGGGCGGGCCGTAGCGTCCGGGCGAGGTGTTCTTCGCCGCCTTGATCGCGGCGGAGATGTCGCGTTGGATCTCCTGCTCCGGGCTCGGAGGTCGCTCCGTGCTCCGCGCCTCGGCTTCTTCGTCGGCGGTCGTCCTCTTGCGCTCGCTGCTCACTCGAAGCCCCGGGCATCGAGAATAGGGGGTGCGCGCGGCCCTTCACATGCGTCGCGCGGTCGCATCCTCGCTCTCGTCGAGGCGCGAGGCCATGCGAGCGAACGCGTCGACGGAGAGCGTCTCGCCGCGGGCGTCGAGCGAGATCCCCGCGCTCGCTGCCGCAGCCGCGATGCGGTCCGGCGCCGCGACCTTGGACCACGCGTTCCGCAGCGTCTTCCGTCGCGCGCCGAACGCGCCCTTCACGAGCGCGCGGAACGTCTCGGTCTCCGCCGCCGCCCGCGGCCGCCGCGGCGTGAGCGCGACGACCGCGCTCGTGACCTCGGGCGGCGGATGGAAGGAGCCCGGCGAGACGTCGAAGAGCTTCGTCACCTCGAACGCGGCCCCGACGAAGACGGTGAGCGCGCCGTACGCCTTCGTCCCGGGCCGCGCCGCGAGCCGCTCCGCGACCTCGAGCTGGACCATGAACACGACGCGGTCGAGGTCGTCGGCGTGCGTCGTCGCGAGCTCGAGGAGCCGGCCGGTGATCTGGTACGGCAGGTTCCCGGCGAGGACGCGCGGTCCGGGCTCGGCGCCGAGGAGCTCGCGCGGGACGACGCTCTGCGCGTCGCCTTCGACGACGGTCACGTTCCCGTGCGCGGCGAGCTCGTCGCGCAGGACGGGGACGAGGTCGCGATCGCGCTCGACCGCGACGACGTGCGCCGCGCGCGCGGCGAGGGCGGCGGTGAGCGCGCCAGTGCCGGCCCCGAGCTCGACGACGCGCGCCGCGCCGCGCTCGGCGTCCGGCACGCACGCCCGCGCGATGGACTCCACCACGTGCGCCGAGACGAGGAAGTTCTGCCCAAACGATCGCTTCGGCGCGAGCCCCACCCGCCGGAGCACCGCGCGCGCGTCGCTGCTCACGCCTGGGGCCCGCCCTTGGCCTCGGCTTCCGGCGGGGGGTCCGCGCTCGCGAGGGCGCGGCGGCGTTCCACTGCGCGGGCGCGGGCGCCGAGGCTGCGGAGGGCGCGTTCGGCGCGGGCTTGTGAGGCGCGGACGCGCATCTTCACCGCCTGGCGCACGACCTCCTCGACCGGCGCGAGCGCGCCCGGCTCGCCCTCGAGCGCGGGCTCGAACGACGGCATCGTCCAGCGTACGTCGACGTGGCGCGCGCGGAGCTTCCTCAGCCCGCGCGCGACCGCGTCGCCGTCGGGCGAGGGTGGCGGCGCCCAGACGTGCACGATGCTCGGCTTCTTCTTCTTCTCGAGCGCGATCTTCTCGAGCGCCGCGCCGAGCTGGAGCTCCGCCTTCTCGCGCTCGCCGTCGACGCGCGGCGGCACCTCGATCCCGAACGCCGCGAGGTAGTGCCGGAGCCGCTGCTCGCGCGGCGTCGGCGCGTGCGGCAGGCGCGGCGCGAACGGCGCGCGGACGCGCAGCGCCTCGGCGCGCGTCGCGAGGGAGTCGAGGTTGTTCCGCGGCACGTCGGCGAGGCCGCGCGGATCGAGCGGCCGGAGGTGCTCCGCGACCCGCGCCGCGAGCTCCGACTCGCCCTCCTCCGAGCGATCGGCGTCGACCGCGCTCGCCGTGCTCGCGAGCGCCGCGACGATGCGCGTCGCTTGCTGGGGCCCCGAGTCCGCCGCGAGCCACGTGCGCACGCGCGACGCGAAGACGACGAGGCCGACCTTGTCGCCGCGCGCGAGGTGGCGCGCCGCGACGCCGCCGACCTCGTCGACCGCGATGTCGAGCGGCGCACGCCCCTCTTCGCCCGCCCACAGCTCCACCGACGCGTCGATGACGAGCCACACGATGTCGCGCTCCTCGCGCTCCATCTCGCGTACGAGGAGCGTCCCGCGCCGCGCGCTCGCGCGCCACGCGATGCGCTTGAACGGATCGCCGGGTACGTGCTCGCGCAGCTCCTTCAGCTGCTCGCCGTCGCCCGTGAGCGGCGCCGATCGTCCGGCCGGCGCGGCGGCGCGCGCGCGCCCGCCCTTCGCCGTCTCGAGCATCGCGAGGAGCGGCTTCGGCACGACCTCGATGCCGTGCGGGTTCGCGAACATGAGCGGGACCTCGTAGAGCCCCTCGCCGCCGAGCGGCGTGCCGCGCACCTCGAGCGCGATGCCGTGCATGCCCCAGCGGCCGACGCGCTTCGCCCGCACCTTCACGTCGAAGCGCACCTTCGAGGCGGCGGGCAGGTCGAGCACCGGCGGATCGATCGTGACGTCGAGCATGCTCGACGCGACCGGGCGGAGCGACACGCCGCGCGCGTCGTCGAAGCCGCGGTTCCGGAGCTCCGCCTCGATCACGACCTCGCCCCCGCGATCGACGCGCGTCACGCGGCGGGTCATGCTCCACACCATCTCGAAGCCGGAGGCGCGGATGCGCGTGACGGTGGCGAGCGCGAGCGCGCGCCCGAGCGTGATCGCGAGCAGCATCGCGCCGCCGAACGCGACCGCGGCGCTGACCTTCGCCGCGACCCCGACCGCCACCATCGCGGCGCCGGCGAGGGCGACCTGGAAGGTGTTGCGCGTCGGGTGGAGCTGCATCGCTACACCGCGCGGAAGCCGCGGCGGTAGCCGACCTTCTGCAGCGCCTCTTCGACGATGCCGTCGCGGACGCGCGTGTCGCCCTCGGCGTCGGCGACGAGCACGAGGCGATGCGCGAGGACCATCGGCGCGACGCTGCGGAGGTCCTCCGGCACGACGTAGCCGCGCCCGCCGACGAGCGCGTGCGCCTTCGCCGCGTTGACGAGGCCGAGCGTGGCGCGCGGGCTCGCGCCGAGCGCGACCTTCGGGTGGGTGCGGGTGTAGCCGCAGATGCCGACCGCGTAGTCGTGGAGATCGTCGTCGACGTGGATGCGCGCGCAGATGTTCTGGAGCGCGATGACGTCCTGCGGGTTCAAGAGCGCGCGGAGCTGGGGCGGCTCGACGCCGTGCGTCCGCAGCATCTGCGCCTCTTCGCGCGGGGAGGGGTAGCCCATCGGGACGCGGACGAGGAAGCGATCGATCTGGGCCTCGGGGAGGGGATAGGTGCCCTCCAGATCGATCGGGTTCTGCGTCGCGAGGACGAGGAAGGGGAGGGGGAGCTCGAAGCGATCGCCCTCGATCGTGACCTGCCGCTCCTGCATCGCCTCGAGCAGCGCGGACTGCGTCTTCGCGGGGGCGCGGTTGATCTCGTCGGCGAGGACGACGTTCGCGAAGATGGGGCCCGCGCGGAGGGAGAACGTGCCGTCCTTCGGCGAGAGGACGTAGGTGCCGGTGATGTCGGCGGGGAGGAGATCGGGCGTGAACTGGATGCGGCGCGCCGAGCAGCCGAGCGCGGTCGCGAACGCCTTCACGAGCGTGGTCTTCGCGACGCCGGGGACGCCCTCGAGCAGGACGTGCCCCTTCGCGAGGAGCGCGATCATCATCATGTCGAGCGACTTCGTCGACCCGATGTACGTGCGCTGGACCTCGCGGCGGAGGTCCTCGACGCGCTCCTTCGCCGCTCCGACCTCGGGGGCGCCCGTGTGCCCGCCGGCGCCGTGCGGGTGTCCGCCGTGCACCTGCGTCTGCGTCACGAGACCACCCCGGGCGTGGCGCGGGTGCGCACCGCCTCGACGAGCTGCTTCACCGAGCGCGCGATGGACACGACCTCCTGATCACGAACCGACTGCACCATGCCACCGCTGCGCTGAAAAACGACCATGGTCTCGACGTTTGCCATTCGTAGCAGAAGCTTGCGGAGGGCGATCATCCCTTCGGCGTCGAGGAGGTTTCGCTCGCCGATTTGGGTGAGGAGCTCCTGGTGGCCGGGGACCTTCGTGAGGCCGAGCACTTGGGCCATCTGCTCTTCGAGCGCGGACTTCAGCTCCAGGATCGCGAGCACGCGCGTGGTCTGCGGCGCGCCGATGACGGCGGCGTGCCCCGCGACGCCGCCCTGGGCCACGGCCGGCACCCGCCGCGTGAACCGCGGGACGAGCGGTTTGTGGAGCCGCCCCGCGCGCGACCCGACCCACACGACGAGCGCCAGCCCGAGCGCGATCGACGCGCTCCACGCCAGGATCGCGGGGAGCCCCTCTTTTCTGATCTGATCGAGGAGATCGCGGAGATCGCGGAGGAAAGACGAGAACGCGTTCTCCGAGCCGCCGTAGGCGCCCCTCTGCTCGAAGGTGCCGGACGCGATGAACAGCCGGCCGCCGCGCTTGCCCCACGCGTCGCTGTCGACGGCGTAGTGAATGAGCCCGCGCGCGAAGGCCTTGTTCCCCGCGTACCGCAGCATCGAGTTCATCACGATCGACGGGTCGCCGACCGCGAGGAGGCGGCCTTTTCCGACCGCTCCCGCCACCGCGACCGTCACGTCCGGATCGTGGTTCGACGAGCGGATCTTGAGGACGGGCGAGAGGTCGGGATGCCCCAACCCCACGGGATGATTCGTGACGACGCGGTTCACGTCG contains:
- the rsmA gene encoding ribosomal RNA small subunit methyltransferase A — encoded protein: MLRRVGLAPKRSFGQNFLVSAHVVESIARACVPDAERGAARVVELGAGTGALTAALAARAAHVVAVERDRDLVPVLRDELAAHGNVTVVEGDAQSVVPRELLGAEPGPRVLAGNLPYQITGRLLELATTHADDLDRVVFMVQLEVAERLAARPGTKAYGALTVFVGAAFEVTKLFDVSPGSFHPPPEVTSAVVALTPRRPRAAAETETFRALVKGAFGARRKTLRNAWSKVAAPDRIAAAAASAGISLDARGETLSVDAFARMASRLDESEDATARRM
- a CDS encoding DUF58 domain-containing protein; the protein is MQLHPTRNTFQVALAGAAMVAVGVAAKVSAAVAFGGAMLLAITLGRALALATVTRIRASGFEMVWSMTRRVTRVDRGGEVVIEAELRNRGFDDARGVSLRPVASSMLDVTIDPPVLDLPAASKVRFDVKVRAKRVGRWGMHGIALEVRGTPLGGEGLYEVPLMFANPHGIEVVPKPLLAMLETAKGGRARAAAPAGRSAPLTGDGEQLKELREHVPGDPFKRIAWRASARRGTLLVREMEREERDIVWLVIDASVELWAGEEGRAPLDIAVDEVGGVAARHLARGDKVGLVVFASRVRTWLAADSGPQQATRIVAALASTASAVDADRSEEGESELAARVAEHLRPLDPRGLADVPRNNLDSLATRAEALRVRAPFAPRLPHAPTPREQRLRHYLAAFGIEVPPRVDGEREKAELQLGAALEKIALEKKKKPSIVHVWAPPPSPDGDAVARGLRKLRARHVDVRWTMPSFEPALEGEPGALAPVEEVVRQAVKMRVRASQARAERALRSLGARARAVERRRALASADPPPEAEAKGGPQA
- a CDS encoding DUF4350 domain-containing protein encodes the protein MVFAGGTAWAIPFDLTGDDWEGASELVRLAKAELPAGQVVPTSQIDFSELKPEDGLLLLYPERSLDEGELSKFMREGGRVVMLDDYGRGESLLTAFNMRRVPAPRSPAECLRRNPQLALAEPASAHPVVSDVNRVVTNHPVGLGHPDLSPVLKIRSSNHDPDVTVAVAGAVGKGRLLAVGDPSIVMNSMLRYAGNKAFARGLIHYAVDSDAWGKRGGRLFIASGTFEQRGAYGGSENAFSSFLRDLRDLLDQIRKEGLPAILAWSASIALGLALVVWVGSRAGRLHKPLVPRFTRRVPAVAQGGVAGHAAVIGAPQTTRVLAILELKSALEEQMAQVLGLTKVPGHQELLTQIGERNLLDAEGMIALRKLLLRMANVETMVVFQRSGGMVQSVRDQEVVSIARSVKQLVEAVRTRATPGVVS